The Pseudomonas sp. MPC6 nucleotide sequence GCAACACCGCATGGTCGACGCCTTGCTCGATATCGATGACTTTATTGCCCCAACGCACTTCGATCAGCGGCTGTGCCTGGGCGGCCTCCACCAGATGTTGCTCGAGGTACTGCTGTTGCAAGTTGGTCATCGGCGCAAAACGATCGTGCGGATCGACCGGTGCCTCCATACGGAAAACCCGCTGGCCGCGGTAGTAGGAGTTGCCGAAACGCCAGGGCAGCCCCTGCCCGGTCACCGCTTCCGACACCCCCACTTGCTGGAAAATCTCCATGGAACGGCGAGTGAAGACAATCGCGCGACTGCCTTCACAGACTTGCTGCTCAGCCGCCAGTACGGTCGTTCGGACACCGTAGCGTGCCAGTTCGAGCGCCAGCGTCAGGCCAATGGGGCCGGCGCCCACAATCACCACGGGCGAGCGATTGAGGATGCCTTGAGACGGCACGAAAGCAGGATAAACCTGATAGGGAAAATACAGGGATTGATGGGGTACGACTTGAGGCTGATGCATGGTCCGGTGGCTCCCGGTTTATTGTTTTTTCGGGGACAGGTTTTGTCTCGGGCCACTCTAAATCCAGGCGCGCAGGGGGATGTCCCCTGGAAGGGACATGTTGCTGGCGCCCGCCAGCCATACCTCTCAGGTATCGTGCGGCACCCAAACGATATTAGACCCTGGCGAGCCCCACACTTAGCCTGTAACTCGGCAGGCTCTGCCTGCGCGAAAAAAACAACAATAATGCCCTTTGAGAGGAGTCGCCATGAGCACTCGCTATTCCATTCCCGAGTTGATCGACAGCACTCGACTCAGCGCTTTTCAGTGGCGAGTCTTTGTCCTGTGTTTTCTGGTGGCCATCCTGGATGGATTCGATACCCAGGCGATTGCCTTCACCGGCCCCTCGATCATCCAGGCCTTCGGACTGGGAGCCGGAGCGTTGGCGCCGATCCTGACAGCAGGCATTGTCGGCATGGTGCTCGGGGCAATGGCATTGGGCTTGCTGGGCGATAAATTTGGTCGACGACCGACGATTATCGGCTCGGTAGCCTTGTTTGGCGTGGCGTCCCTGGCGACCGCATTCGCCCAGACGACCGAGCAGATCCTGGTGCTGCGATTTATCGCCGGGCTGGGCATGGGCGGCGCAACACCCGTTGTCCTGTCGCTGGCGGCCGAGTACGGCAGCGCCAGGCATCGTGGCACGATCATGACCACGGTGTTACTGGGCTTGCCCGCTGGGGCCATTCTTGGAGGATTGTTGGCCGCCAGGATGTTGCCCTCGATCGGTTGGCAAGGCATCTTTGCCGTCGGTGGTATCGTGCCGCTGGCGCTGGTGGTGATATTGATGTTCGCACTGCCGGAGTCGTTGCATTTCCTGGCCAGGCACCGAGCAGTGATCGGTCGTCAAAAGATTGAGCGAATCGTCGCCAGAATCACCAAACGCCCAGTGTCTCCCGACAATACTTACAGTGTCCCGGAGATGGACGTAAAAACCAGAGTGACCTCCTTGTTCAGTGGTGGCCTGGCGCGTAATACCTTTGGCATATGGACGGTCTATCTCTTTAACTGGGTTGCCTGGTTCATGTTTCTCTCCTGGCTGCCCACCGTTCTCAAAGCCACCGGATTACCAACGGAACAGGCACCCATGGGGACGGTTGCGGTCAACGCGGTGTTTGTCGTGTGTGCCATTCCACTCTCGATCATCCTGCCCAAGATCAACACCCGGCTGTTGTTGCTGGTCCTGTTTCTCTTCGGCATTGTCCTGTGCATTGGACTGGCCAACAGTGGCAACAACTGGACGCTGGTATTCATCCTCGCCGGCTGCGCGGGCTTGGGCATTGGCGGTCAGCAAATCGTGTTGAACTACATGGTTGCCCAGGCCTATCCGACTGCCTTGCGTGCCACGGCAACCGGCTGGGCGATTGCGCTGGGTCGGGTGGGCGCCATTATCGGATCGGCCAGCGGTGGCTGGTTTCTCGAACATGGTGGTCCTGCGGGCTATTACTCGGCGCTGATCGTGCCATTGGTGATTGCGGCGGCAGGGCTCATGATCATTCGCACCCAACCCGATGCCATGGAAAGTCAGCCACTCGCCGCGCATTGAGCATCAGTGCCAGCCCGCATGGCTGGCAAAAACTACCCCAACTGTGCCTGAATCTTTCGCACGACTCCCTGCATCGCCGGTAAATACCGGCGAGCGGCTTCCTCGATGGGTATCGCCTTGGCGATGTAGAAAGGTAATCAGGAACAGTACTCAGACTTTTGATCGTCGATCAGACGCAGCGCGGCTTCCCAGGCCAGGAGATGAAGATTATCGCGAATTTCATCGGCTGACTGCCTGGCAGTGAGTTCACATACCTCTTTGGCGGGGACGCGCAAACGTTGCCCGCCAGTCAAGGCAGCCACCTGAGCTTGACAAGCTCGCTCGAGAAAATAGATCTGATTGAAGGCCTCGGCAATAGAGCCTCCTACAGCCAACAACCCATGGTTTCTGAGAATCATTGCCATGTTTGAACCCAGATCAGTGACAAGTCTCGGGCATTCAGCAGGGTTGAGCGCGATGCCTTCATAATCATGATAACTGAGGCAGCCATAGAACTTTAATGCATGCTGTGTAATCGGCAGCAGACCTTCCTCTTGAGCGGCTACTGCCATGCCCGCCGAGGTATGGGTATGCACGATGCAAACAGCATCATGGCGAGCGCCGTGAATGGCTGAGTGGATGTTAAAACCAGCCTTGTTGACCGCTCCTGCAGCATGCAGCTGATCTACGATATCGCCGCCGATATCAATCCTGACCAGGTCAGATGCTTTCATCTCGTGGAACAGGACACCATAGCGATTGATGAGAAACAGTCCTTCATTGCCTGGCGCGCGCACCGAAATATGGGTGTCGATCAGGTCCGTCATTCGAAAATGAGCGAGCAATCGATAAAGGGCTGCCAGTTCGCATCGGACACTCCATTCAGCGTTGGATATGAAAGCATGGGGACTTGCAACATTAAACATAAGTTCCACCTAAGCAAACAAACAGAATGCGCAACAAAAATAAAAGAAACCAAACTCAAGACAAAAAAATCCCTGCACTATCACTAGAGATTGCCAAGGTGTTGCTGCCGACAAATTAGAAGTTGTAAGCTTCCTTGATTCTTTTCCAGGAATCGCCTATATGAAACCGTAGCGATTCAATGATGGCTTGCTCATCCTTGGTGCGAAACGCCTCGACAATAGGCCAATGATCCGCTGCCGCATCTTCCAGACTTGCAAATCGATGTTCAACCAGGCTGATCGAAATCTGGATTTCTGCATAGATATTTGAAAAAGCCCGAATGGTCTGTGTGTTTCTCGACAACTCGCAAATTCGCTGGTGGAACGCGATGTCGCGTTCGACAAGGTCCATTTCACGCCCTGTTTTTGCCGCTGATTCCATCTGGCCGACGATTGCAGCCAAACCCTCGATATCCTCGTCGGTGAGGTAGGGAAATGCCTGACGAACCGCAAACTCCTCCAAAGCCAGCCGGAATGAGAAAATATCCTGGATGTCCGACTCCGAAAACGAACGGACAAAAGTGCCTCGCCGTGGGCTGGAGATAAGCAAGCCGCGCTCTTCCAGCTTGCGGATCGCCTCCCGGATCGGGTTACGGCTGATCTTCAACGTCCGCGCCAACTCAGCCTCATTAACACGCTGCCCCCCTTTCAGCTGGCCGCTGACCAGCAGCTTGTACAGATACTCGGTCACCTGCTCCGACAAGCTTTTACTGTCGACAACCGGTGCCGGGAACGATCCTGGCTCGCTCGTAGGGACGTTTGAAACTGAGGATGGAAACTGATTCATCTGAAGTTGATCCGCTATGTCTTCGATGTAGATAACGATCGTGGTCGAACTGAATCGCGTTACAGATTGCGCACTGTCGACTGTGGACAGTTAGCTTGCCTTTTTATCCCCCCCCTGTCAATTCAAGTAGTCGGTGTCACGTAGGCCCCTTAAATAGTAAGAAGCCTACGCAACAACAATCAATTTACTTTGCTGATACTTGGGCTAGTTACCCCTTGGCGCTTTGATAGTAGACGCATTACCGCGTAGGCAACAATGGCTGTCGCGGGCGCTGAAAATGTTGCCAACAGGCCTGTACAGTTCATAAGGATTATGCCCACGACGGAGGCAACCAACCACGCAGTCAACCCGCAATAGTTTACCGTTTTGCACGGAACATCCGAGATACCGCCATCCGCCAACCTGCGAACCTCAATGATTCTCGACAGGGCGACACCCACCCAGGCGACAACGATAATCCCTTGGTACGCGAGCGCTTCCAACAGATACTTGAAGACATCGGCGAGCATGAGGACAAACACCAATACACCTACAACGACAGCCCACCAGCCCCATTTCCAGCCAATGCCAAAGAACTGCCCTATTGTTTTCAGATTGCTGGTAGCGACAAAGTAGTTAGCTGAGTTGATTCGGGTCTGTGTTGCCCATACAAAGACCAGTCCCCAGAACCCAAGCAAACTCAGGATGGCCAGCACTACAGAAATTTCACTGATCTTCTCGATGCTTGGCACAGAGCTGACCAGATAGATACCACACGCCCCATTGATGACTATCGTCACAAAGTAAAATAAAAAGCCGAAATTCCATTTACTGTGAAACGCCTCGTCGGAAGGCTTGCCAAACTTCGCATACTCATAGGCGAAGAGCATGAGGACCCAGATGCCCATGTAGTACACAAAGCAGTTCCACCAGCCGTAAGGGGATGGTTCGGCGGGTCCAAAGGTCATCCAATTGGTTGAGTAGCCATATTCGGATATGGAGATACACACGGCTGCGACAAGGCCTATGACGTAGACCGGTAGCAACACACCATTGAGCTTGTCGAGCCAGACCTGGATTTTCCCCAATACCAACGGGACGCTATAGGCCACGACGATCAGAGCGGCGACTGTGTGATTGATCGAGGGGAAGAGATGGTTGATCGCAAGCGCGATGACAGACCCTTCGAATACAGCGTAATAAATGGCGGTAGCCCCGAGGATGATCGCAGCGAGCACGGCCCCTTTTGAGCCGAAAAGCTCTACTGAGAAGGAGGTCACCGAATGACCTGTTTTAATGGCGTGACGGGCCATCAGGGAGGTGATGACGCCATAGGAAATGACCGAAAGGAGCATTCCCGTAATCGCATTGAACGTTCCGTATTCCAAAGCAAGTGCGCCGCCTACAATAATGTAGAACATTGCACTGCACACTGCCCACCACGCCATGGACAGCGATACTTTATTAATACGCTCGTCAAGTCGCACCACGGCCACAGGTTGCCCTGCGCCGCCGTTACTTTTAATTGGGCCCGCCATTTTTTATTACTCCAGTGATAGAAGGAGGTGTTTAAAACACGTTTTTTGGGCAGAACGACTACTTAAATGTTTCTTCAGGAATGCTCAAGCGTATATTTATTATTATTTGTGCGAGTACGGTTTTCGAGAGAATATCGTTTCGATCAAGGGGGTAAAGCTTTCAAGACTCAAGGTATCGTACTCCGGGTCGAACGAAGGACAATCCCATTCACGACAGAATTTGTCGCACTCATCAAACCAAGGATGCCCACGAAATTTCTCGCGAGTATTTTTGTCCCACCCCAGGTTCTCCCAGTAATAAAACCCTTGGAAGACGTCGTGATTAAGTACAATCCAATGGGTTTTTTCTGACACATAAGGCTTAATCAGCGCACCCGCCAATTCGGCATGGTTGTACAGTGCGAGTGTGTCACCAATATCATGGACTAGCGCAGCCAGAACCATTTCATCATCGGCGCCGTCACGCTTCGCCCGAGTGGCCGTCTGCAGCGAATGCTGCAGTCGGTCAATCTGGTAGGGCTGCTCACCCTGCCCCAGGAGTTGCAGGTGTTTGATCACCAGCTCAGGCATATGTTTATGTTCGTCGGTTTCGAAAGAGGAAATCAGCTTCCAATCTTCGGGTTTCATCTGGTCAATACTTTTGAAGTTAGCCTTTTCCATCTTTTTTCCTATCCATCGGACGGGGCTGTAACAGCCCCGCCGAATATTTTTACTTCGAAGCGCGCCGCTGCTGACGCTCAGCGCTCCATTTAACACACCAGTCGGAACAGAATTCCTTGCCGTCGACTTTAACCTTCGTCGGCGCATCCTGTTCGTAGATCAGGACGCCGCAGTTAGCGCATTTCACGTAACGTTCGATGTAGAGACCGTTTTCTGAGAATTTCATCTTCAGTTCCCCGTGTATCCGTAATTCGACCTTGCAGATTCGAGTGAGATATAGCCATCGCGCAGATCGCGTTCGACGGACTCCGGCGCTCGTTTTTTCGGACTGCCGAAGCCGCCACCACCCGGGGTGATCAACTTGACCCGATCCCCTTCATGGATGTCGACGTTCGAATAACGGCTCGTGGAAATCTTCCCGTACGCTTCGCACATCGTTTCCCACTTGTGTGAACCATTTTTCTGGACAAGGGTGGCACCACAGCCACCTTCCAGACCGCCGTCCAAGCCCCAGGGCTTGGTGAAATGACGGTCGGTCATTTGCGAAACAGTGATGGTTTCATTCAGGCAAAGCATTTGTTTGGTGTAACCCAACCCCCCTCGGAATTCGCCTGCACCGCCGGAGTCCGCATCCAGAGCGAGACACTCGACACGCCATGGGAACCGGGTCTCGAAGACTTCGACAGGCGTGGTACGACAGTTGCCGTTGATCGAGTCGACAGCGTCGTTCCCATCTGCGAAAGCGCGCCCGCCCCAGCCCACGGTTTCCAGGTCATAACAGGCGAAGTATTCGCCGCTGGCTGCATCCACACCGCCGAATACGAAGTTGCAATGGGTTGCGCCTTCGGCAGCCATGACTCGATTGGGAACCGCGGTTGCCATGGCGCCCAGAATTGCGCCGGTGATGCGTGGATGTGTCTCCGTGTTACCCCCGACCGAAGGCGCCGGGAAATCCACGTTCACGATAGTGCCGGGAGGCGAAAGCACTTTGATCGGACGGAAACATCCACTATTGCGCGGTATCGATGGGTCCGTCATATGCAGGACTGCGTTATAGGCAGCTGACGTCGATACCCCTAGTGTTGCATTGATCGGACCACGCGCCTGTGGCGAAGAACCTGTGTAGTCGATGATGATTTGATCGCCACGAACGTGAACTTCCACAGCGATGCGGTAGGTCTTGTTCGGGGTTACACCATCACTCTCCACAGAATCTTCGAAGGAGTAAATACCGTCGGGAATGGCGTCGATTTCGGCTTTCATGCGACGTTCTGCGTAATCGAGCAGGTCGCCAATGATCTGCTGGACATCACTGACGCCGTATTTCTCAAGCACATCGCGCATCTGGCGTTCGCCCAGATCTACAGCTGCAATCAAGGCGCGTAGATCGCCATAGTTGGTCCGGGGTGTACGAACGTTGGCCAGCAACAGCTTCCAGATATCGTTGTTATCGACGCCGGCGGATTTGATCTTCACCGGAGGAACACGCACACCTTCATGGAAGATTTCCGTGGCCTCGCCAGGGAAACCGCCCGGCGCCATGCCACCGACTTCAGCGATATGACCAATAGCGATTGCCCAGCCTTGCAGCTCGCCATGGAAGAAGATTGGCTTGAAGAAGGTGTGTTCAGGCGTGTGGAGGCCGCCACGGTAGGGGTCGTTGTGGAGGATGATGTCGCCTTCTTTGAGGGACACCACGTCGATTTCCTTCAAGCACGACTTCACCAAAAGCGGTATCCCACCAATCATGGCGGGGCAAAAATCGGCGACCGCAATCAGATTGCCCTGCTTGTCGGCCAGACCGCAGGTGAAGTCCAGCGCTTCGTTGAAGATCGTGGAGTAGGAGGTCTTCTGCAGGGTAATTCCCATTTCTCGACAGATCGATACCATCGTCGAGTCGAGAATACTCATCGCTACCATATCCATTACTTGCCCTCCGCGGATTTTGCAGTTACGAGCATGTAGCCGTATTCGTTTACGCGAATTTGCTGATCGGGTCGCAGGATCGTGACCGAGGCACTTTCTTCGATGATCGCCGGTCCTGTGATCACATGGTTCTGGAGCAACGTTTCGCGCTCATACACCGGCGTATCGATCCAACCGCCCTCATAGCGAACCTTGCGACTGGAATTGGCTTTGGCGGGCTTTTCGGCAAGCGCCAGTGTCGCAATGTGCGGTTTCTCGCAAGATGCGATTGCCACCGCTTTGATGGTCACCAGCTCAATGGTTTCGCCAGGCGTGGAGAAGCCAAACCGGGCCTGGTGAATCTCATGGAATTTCTGCCACAACCGGGCTGCAGACTCGGTATCGATCGATGCCTCGTCCACCGGCAGTTCCAGTCCATGATTCTGACCGAGGTAACGCGCTTCGATGGAGCGTTGCACATGGATGTTGTCAACGTAACCCTGTTCGGTGAGCTCACTGACCGCACTGCTCACCAGATGGGTCATCGCTTCATCGACAGCGATCGCGTCGAACCGCGTGGAGACCTGTTGGATAGTTCGCTGCTTGTCGACACGAGCATTGGTCATGATGAACCCGAATGCCGAGAACTGGCCGGGATAGTTAGGCACCAGGCCTTGAGGGATGCCGCTGATTTCCAGCAGGTCGCAGATGTGAACCGGCCCTGCGCCACCGGATGACAACAGGGTGAAGTCGCGAGGGTCCAGACCGCGTTGCAACAGCACCGTGCGCAGCGCACCCAGCATGTTGTTATTGGCGATCTGGAGCATCGCCATGGCCGCTTCATCAACGGCCATATTGAGCTTGTCGGCAATCCGCGCAACCGCACGATGGGCGGCGCTGGCATCGAGCTTCATGCGTCCGCCGAGGAAAAAATCAGGGTTGATGCGACCCAACACCACGTTCGCATCGGTCACGGTTGCTTCAAGGCCGCCACGACCATAGCAGGCAGGACCAGGAACGGAGGTCGCAGACTGCGGGCCCATTCGCAACAGGCCACCTTTATCAATCCATGCCAGGGAGCCGCCACCAGCACCAATGGTATGAACGTCGATCATCGGCACCTGAATCGGAATCCCCCACTCGATTTCAAAGTCGGTGGTGATGTTTTCCTGGCCGTTGACCACGGTTGCACAGTCGGTCGACGTGCCACCCATGTCGAACACGACCAGGTTTTTGATCCCGGTGAGTTCAGCGACAGTACGGGTGGCGACTACGGCACCCGTTGGTCCGGACAACGCCATCTGTACGGGAGTAGCCGCTGCGCCCCAGATGCTGGA carries:
- a CDS encoding MFS transporter, with product MSTRYSIPELIDSTRLSAFQWRVFVLCFLVAILDGFDTQAIAFTGPSIIQAFGLGAGALAPILTAGIVGMVLGAMALGLLGDKFGRRPTIIGSVALFGVASLATAFAQTTEQILVLRFIAGLGMGGATPVVLSLAAEYGSARHRGTIMTTVLLGLPAGAILGGLLAARMLPSIGWQGIFAVGGIVPLALVVILMFALPESLHFLARHRAVIGRQKIERIVARITKRPVSPDNTYSVPEMDVKTRVTSLFSGGLARNTFGIWTVYLFNWVAWFMFLSWLPTVLKATGLPTEQAPMGTVAVNAVFVVCAIPLSIILPKINTRLLLLVLFLFGIVLCIGLANSGNNWTLVFILAGCAGLGIGGQQIVLNYMVAQAYPTALRATATGWAIALGRVGAIIGSASGGWFLEHGGPAGYYSALIVPLVIAAAGLMIIRTQPDAMESQPLAAH
- a CDS encoding class II aldolase/adducin family protein — translated: MFNVASPHAFISNAEWSVRCELAALYRLLAHFRMTDLIDTHISVRAPGNEGLFLINRYGVLFHEMKASDLVRIDIGGDIVDQLHAAGAVNKAGFNIHSAIHGARHDAVCIVHTHTSAGMAVAAQEEGLLPITQHALKFYGCLSYHDYEGIALNPAECPRLVTDLGSNMAMILRNHGLLAVGGSIAEAFNQIYFLERACQAQVAALTGGQRLRVPAKEVCELTARQSADEIRDNLHLLAWEAALRLIDDQKSEYCS
- a CDS encoding GntR family transcriptional regulator translates to MNQFPSSVSNVPTSEPGSFPAPVVDSKSLSEQVTEYLYKLLVSGQLKGGQRVNEAELARTLKISRNPIREAIRKLEERGLLISSPRRGTFVRSFSESDIQDIFSFRLALEEFAVRQAFPYLTDEDIEGLAAIVGQMESAAKTGREMDLVERDIAFHQRICELSRNTQTIRAFSNIYAEIQISISLVEHRFASLEDAAADHWPIVEAFRTKDEQAIIESLRFHIGDSWKRIKEAYNF
- a CDS encoding allantoin permease; the encoded protein is MAGPIKSNGGAGQPVAVVRLDERINKVSLSMAWWAVCSAMFYIIVGGALALEYGTFNAITGMLLSVISYGVITSLMARHAIKTGHSVTSFSVELFGSKGAVLAAIILGATAIYYAVFEGSVIALAINHLFPSINHTVAALIVVAYSVPLVLGKIQVWLDKLNGVLLPVYVIGLVAAVCISISEYGYSTNWMTFGPAEPSPYGWWNCFVYYMGIWVLMLFAYEYAKFGKPSDEAFHSKWNFGFLFYFVTIVINGACGIYLVSSVPSIEKISEISVVLAILSLLGFWGLVFVWATQTRINSANYFVATSNLKTIGQFFGIGWKWGWWAVVVGVLVFVLMLADVFKYLLEALAYQGIIVVAWVGVALSRIIEVRRLADGGISDVPCKTVNYCGLTAWLVASVVGIILMNCTGLLATFSAPATAIVAYAVMRLLSKRQGVTSPSISKVN
- a CDS encoding inositol oxygenase family protein, producing the protein MEKANFKSIDQMKPEDWKLISSFETDEHKHMPELVIKHLQLLGQGEQPYQIDRLQHSLQTATRAKRDGADDEMVLAALVHDIGDTLALYNHAELAGALIKPYVSEKTHWIVLNHDVFQGFYYWENLGWDKNTREKFRGHPWFDECDKFCREWDCPSFDPEYDTLSLESFTPLIETIFSRKPYSHK
- a CDS encoding hydantoinase B/oxoprolinase family protein, producing MSILDSTMVSICREMGITLQKTSYSTIFNEALDFTCGLADKQGNLIAVADFCPAMIGGIPLLVKSCLKEIDVVSLKEGDIILHNDPYRGGLHTPEHTFFKPIFFHGELQGWAIAIGHIAEVGGMAPGGFPGEATEIFHEGVRVPPVKIKSAGVDNNDIWKLLLANVRTPRTNYGDLRALIAAVDLGERQMRDVLEKYGVSDVQQIIGDLLDYAERRMKAEIDAIPDGIYSFEDSVESDGVTPNKTYRIAVEVHVRGDQIIIDYTGSSPQARGPINATLGVSTSAAYNAVLHMTDPSIPRNSGCFRPIKVLSPPGTIVNVDFPAPSVGGNTETHPRITGAILGAMATAVPNRVMAAEGATHCNFVFGGVDAASGEYFACYDLETVGWGGRAFADGNDAVDSINGNCRTTPVEVFETRFPWRVECLALDADSGGAGEFRGGLGYTKQMLCLNETITVSQMTDRHFTKPWGLDGGLEGGCGATLVQKNGSHKWETMCEAYGKISTSRYSNVDIHEGDRVKLITPGGGGFGSPKKRAPESVERDLRDGYISLESARSNYGYTGN
- a CDS encoding hydantoinase/oxoprolinase family protein, translating into MREDNIVGVDIGGTFTDFVSYDATTGKIENWKNLTTPANPIDGVLEGLSNIESMATVNKIRLGTTIATNALLTRKGAKVAYVTTNGFKDVPFIQRGDRRSHYDITWIKTKAFVSRADCYEVAERISALGEVVLPLDELSVRKVAQAIRNDGTIEAIAVCTLFSYVNPKHEDRIAQILAEELPDIPISSSFHVLPKWKEYDRASTTIADAFLKPIVQESFARIKTCLDDLGIGDKVGVIKSNGGESSIWGAAATPVQMALSGPTGAVVATRTVAELTGIKNLVVFDMGGTSTDCATVVNGQENITTDFEIEWGIPIQVPMIDVHTIGAGGGSLAWIDKGGLLRMGPQSATSVPGPACYGRGGLEATVTDANVVLGRINPDFFLGGRMKLDASAAHRAVARIADKLNMAVDEAAMAMLQIANNNMLGALRTVLLQRGLDPRDFTLLSSGGAGPVHICDLLEISGIPQGLVPNYPGQFSAFGFIMTNARVDKQRTIQQVSTRFDAIAVDEAMTHLVSSAVSELTEQGYVDNIHVQRSIEARYLGQNHGLELPVDEASIDTESAARLWQKFHEIHQARFGFSTPGETIELVTIKAVAIASCEKPHIATLALAEKPAKANSSRKVRYEGGWIDTPVYERETLLQNHVITGPAIIEESASVTILRPDQQIRVNEYGYMLVTAKSAEGK